The Chthoniobacterales bacterium genome has a segment encoding these proteins:
- the obgE gene encoding GTPase ObgE — protein MKFVDQIRVHGIAGAGGTGCVSMRREKFIPRGGPDGGDGGDGGDIILRADPHTDNLVALYYEPIIRSKKGGHGQGKDKHGRSAPPTYVNVPIGTLIYRLPDAFRPRVHDPLDFDEEPAPKLKLEAEQCELLADLVESGQEFVLCKGGRGGKGNTHFKSSLNRAPRQSKPPEDGEEGWFLFELRTIAFAGLVGFPNAGKSTLLGQLSAAHPKVASYPFTTLNPVVGVVEYPDYARLTVADIPGLIEGAHDNKGLGHEFLRHIVRCRLLLFVIDMAGSEGRDPLEDFRTLRKELDLYDPTLSQRPWAVIANKMDLESAKENLKRFKRSVRKAPIITISADRSEGIDEVKTFLRAELGKLETIPVSVGSEPPAEEK, from the coding sequence ATGAAGTTTGTTGATCAGATCCGCGTGCATGGCATTGCGGGCGCCGGCGGCACGGGATGCGTGAGCATGCGGCGCGAAAAATTTATTCCGCGCGGCGGCCCGGATGGCGGCGATGGCGGGGACGGTGGCGACATCATCCTGCGCGCCGATCCGCACACGGACAATCTCGTCGCGCTCTACTACGAGCCGATCATCCGCTCGAAGAAGGGCGGCCACGGCCAGGGCAAGGACAAGCACGGCCGTTCGGCCCCGCCGACCTACGTGAATGTCCCGATCGGCACCCTAATCTATCGGCTGCCCGACGCCTTCAGGCCACGCGTGCACGATCCGCTCGATTTCGACGAAGAGCCCGCGCCGAAGCTCAAACTCGAGGCCGAGCAGTGCGAACTTCTCGCCGATCTCGTCGAGTCCGGCCAGGAATTCGTCCTTTGCAAGGGCGGGCGCGGCGGCAAGGGCAACACCCACTTCAAGAGCTCGCTCAATCGCGCCCCGCGCCAGTCGAAGCCGCCCGAAGACGGCGAGGAAGGCTGGTTCCTCTTCGAGCTGCGCACGATCGCCTTCGCCGGCCTCGTGGGATTTCCCAATGCCGGCAAGTCCACGCTGCTCGGCCAGCTTTCCGCCGCGCATCCCAAGGTCGCTTCGTATCCGTTCACGACGCTCAATCCCGTCGTCGGCGTGGTCGAGTATCCCGACTATGCGCGGCTAACGGTCGCGGACATTCCCGGCCTCATCGAGGGCGCCCACGACAACAAGGGCCTCGGCCACGAGTTCCTGCGTCATATCGTGCGCTGTCGGTTGCTGCTCTTCGTCATCGACATGGCGGGCAGCGAGGGGCGCGATCCGCTCGAGGATTTCCGCACCCTTCGCAAAGAACTCGATCTCTACGACCCGACGCTGAGTCAGCGGCCGTGGGCGGTGATTGCGAACAAGATGGACCTCGAATCGGCGAAGGAGAACCTCAAGCGTTTCAAACGCTCGGTTCGGAAAGCGCCGATCATCACGATTTCGGCGGATCGCTCGGAGGGAATCGACGAGGTGAAGACGTTCCTCCGGGCGGAACTGGGCAAGCTCGAGACTATCCCGGTAAGCGTCGGCTCCGAGCCGCCGGCCGAGGAAAAATAG
- the pgl gene encoding 6-phosphogluconolactonase: MKPDIIHSNDFVNDAVQLLETSANEAIRERGVFTLALSGGNTPKPVFQAFAKRAIDWRKVVITFGDERCVPPDDERSNYLMARRTLLDLVPIPTENILRMKGEIDPATAAHEYEVALRARAGGGVFRHDLVLLGMGPDGHTASLFPGTPALVEREKLVVENFVPQMDMWRITFTYPLIDAARHVCFLVNSAGKDDVLNEVFSGTSDYPCAKVAPLDGQLTWLLGA, translated from the coding sequence ATGAAACCCGACATCATTCATTCCAACGACTTCGTGAACGACGCGGTGCAGTTGCTCGAGACCAGCGCCAACGAGGCGATCCGCGAGCGCGGCGTCTTCACCCTCGCGCTGAGCGGCGGCAATACCCCGAAGCCGGTTTTTCAGGCGTTCGCAAAACGCGCCATCGACTGGCGCAAGGTCGTCATCACGTTCGGCGACGAGCGTTGTGTGCCGCCGGATGACGAGAGGAGCAACTATTTGATGGCACGCCGCACCCTGCTCGATCTGGTGCCGATTCCAACGGAAAACATCCTGCGCATGAAGGGGGAGATCGATCCTGCGACGGCGGCCCACGAATACGAAGTCGCCCTGCGCGCCCGTGCCGGCGGCGGCGTGTTTCGCCATGATCTTGTTCTCCTCGGAATGGGGCCCGACGGTCACACGGCCTCGCTCTTTCCCGGCACTCCCGCGCTCGTCGAGCGGGAGAAGCTCGTCGTCGAAAACTTCGTGCCGCAGATGGACATGTGGCGCATCACGTTCACGTATCCGCTCATCGATGCCGCCCGCCACGTGTGTTTCCTCGTGAACAGCGCCGGCAAGGACGACGTGCTGAACGAAGTCTTCAGCGGCACGTCGGATTATCCCTGCGCGAAGGTGGCGCCGCTCGACGGCCAGCTCACCTGGTTGCTCGGCGCGTAG
- a CDS encoding histidine phosphatase family protein, whose amino-acid sequence MLLTFLRHGDAEDEVTTDFDRRLTPKGLEQADKVGKFCVRFGLIPDIILSSPVVRAEQTARAVSRRLDDREVLIERWIACGMSPDDCMEGLAACTKFDHVMLVGHEPDFSEAISAFSGGSCFNIRKASLTTVNLPRLRAGAGIIEFSVPVRLM is encoded by the coding sequence ATGCTGCTCACCTTTCTCCGTCATGGCGACGCCGAGGACGAAGTCACCACCGACTTCGACCGTCGGCTCACCCCGAAAGGCCTCGAGCAGGCGGACAAGGTCGGCAAATTCTGCGTCCGCTTCGGGCTGATTCCGGACATCATTCTTTCCAGTCCGGTGGTGCGCGCCGAGCAGACCGCGCGCGCCGTTTCCAGGCGCCTCGACGACCGGGAGGTCTTGATCGAGCGATGGATCGCCTGCGGCATGTCGCCGGACGATTGCATGGAAGGCCTTGCCGCCTGCACGAAGTTCGACCACGTGATGCTCGTCGGCCACGAGCCGGATTTCAGCGAGGCGATCTCCGCATTCTCCGGCGGCTCGTGCTTCAACATTCGCAAGGCTTCGCTCACCACCGTGAACCTGCCGCGCCTGCGCGCCGGCGCGGGCATCATCGAGTTCAGCGTGCCCGTGCGCCTCATGTAA
- the glgA gene encoding glycogen synthase, protein MKTLLLTNEYPPTIYGGAGVHVDYLSRGLARHIDVEVRAFGDQDVPTGNPVVKGFGLDASGFTCPKPLQSVFGAVRRCTDFNTTNIDADVVHCHTWYAHFGGILAKLNYGIPLVITVHSLEPLRPWKREQLGGGYDFSCWLEKTAMEMADAVIAVSAGTKADILRLFDIPEERVPIIYNGIDLEEYQATDSRASLEHFGIDPARPYILFVGRIARQKGIVHLVNAIKYLDPGFQIVLCAGAPDTPEIAEEMRAAVAGAQEHREGVMWIQEMVDTRAKIELYSHAAVFVCPSIYEPFGIINLEAMACETPVVASAVGGIKEVVVPGETGTLVPIDQMTESPFEPVDPDRFSRDLAAAINDLMADPAKCAAFGKAGRRRAEEMFGWDAIAKKTVDLYASLLKPGG, encoded by the coding sequence GTGAAAACACTTCTCCTCACGAACGAATATCCGCCCACGATTTATGGAGGCGCGGGCGTGCACGTCGATTATCTCAGCCGCGGCCTCGCGCGGCATATCGATGTGGAGGTGAGGGCGTTCGGCGATCAGGACGTGCCGACCGGAAACCCCGTCGTGAAAGGCTTCGGCCTCGATGCCAGCGGATTCACGTGCCCGAAGCCGCTGCAATCCGTGTTCGGCGCGGTGCGCCGTTGCACGGATTTCAATACGACGAACATCGATGCCGATGTCGTGCATTGCCACACGTGGTATGCCCATTTCGGCGGCATTCTCGCGAAGCTCAACTACGGCATCCCGCTTGTGATCACGGTGCATTCGCTCGAGCCGCTGCGGCCGTGGAAGCGCGAGCAGCTCGGCGGCGGCTACGATTTCAGCTGCTGGCTCGAGAAGACCGCGATGGAAATGGCCGACGCGGTGATCGCCGTGTCCGCGGGAACGAAGGCGGACATCCTTCGGCTGTTCGACATTCCCGAGGAGCGGGTGCCGATCATCTACAACGGCATCGATCTCGAGGAATACCAGGCGACGGATTCCCGGGCCTCGCTCGAGCACTTCGGCATCGATCCCGCCCGGCCCTACATTCTCTTCGTCGGCCGCATCGCGCGGCAGAAGGGCATCGTCCACCTCGTGAACGCGATCAAGTATCTCGATCCCGGCTTCCAGATCGTCCTCTGCGCCGGCGCGCCGGACACTCCCGAGATCGCGGAGGAAATGAGGGCCGCCGTGGCCGGGGCGCAGGAGCACCGCGAGGGCGTGATGTGGATCCAGGAAATGGTCGATACCCGGGCCAAGATCGAGCTCTACAGCCACGCGGCGGTGTTCGTCTGTCCGTCGATCTACGAGCCCTTTGGCATCATCAATCTCGAGGCGATGGCCTGCGAGACGCCGGTGGTCGCCAGTGCCGTCGGCGGCATCAAGGAGGTCGTCGTGCCGGGCGAGACCGGAACGCTCGTGCCGATCGACCAGATGACCGAGAGCCCGTTCGAGCCGGTCGATCCCGACAGGTTCTCGCGCGATCTCGCGGCGGCGATCAACGACCTGATGGCCGATCCGGCAAAATGCGCGGCCTTCGGCAAGGCGGGGCGCCGGCGTGCGGAGGAAATGTTCGGCTGGGACGCAATCGCGAAAAAGACCGTGGATCTCTATGCGTCCCTTCTGAAACCGGGTGGTTGA
- a CDS encoding NAD(P)-dependent alcohol dehydrogenase has protein sequence MSQIHAYAATNAKGTLEPYAYDPGDLGPEEVEIKVSHCGICHSDLSMLDNDWGMTGYPFVPGHEVTGTVVALGDQAKGLAVGQQVGLGWTAFSCLSCPECLSGNHHLCATAQGTIVGRHGGFADRVRAQWPWVRPLPEGLDLAKVGPLLCGGVTVFAPFFVHNIPPTARVGVIGIGGLGHMALQFANKWGCEVHAFTTSDSKEAEARKLGAHFVHNTKNADALKKIAGSLDLIVSTINVPLDIPGLLGALAPQGRLHVVGAVLEPLPVPAFGLIMGQKSISGSPTGSPTALDRMLQFSARHGVAPVTELFPMSKVNDAFEHLRAGKARYRIVLENDLA, from the coding sequence ATGAGCCAGATCCACGCCTACGCCGCAACGAACGCCAAGGGAACCCTCGAGCCATACGCCTACGATCCCGGCGATCTCGGCCCCGAGGAGGTCGAGATCAAGGTGTCGCACTGCGGCATCTGCCACTCCGATCTCTCGATGCTCGATAACGACTGGGGGATGACCGGCTATCCCTTCGTGCCGGGACACGAGGTCACCGGAACGGTCGTCGCGCTCGGCGATCAGGCCAAGGGCCTTGCGGTCGGCCAGCAGGTGGGCCTGGGCTGGACGGCGTTCAGCTGCCTCTCCTGCCCGGAGTGTCTGTCGGGAAATCATCACCTCTGCGCGACCGCGCAGGGCACGATCGTCGGACGTCACGGCGGTTTTGCGGATCGCGTGCGCGCGCAGTGGCCGTGGGTGCGTCCGCTACCCGAGGGGCTCGATCTCGCGAAGGTCGGCCCGCTGCTTTGCGGCGGCGTTACCGTCTTTGCGCCGTTCTTCGTCCACAACATTCCCCCGACGGCCCGCGTCGGCGTCATCGGGATCGGCGGCCTGGGCCACATGGCGCTGCAATTCGCGAACAAGTGGGGCTGCGAGGTCCACGCCTTCACGACGAGCGACAGCAAGGAAGCGGAGGCCAGAAAGCTCGGCGCGCATTTCGTGCACAACACGAAGAACGCCGACGCGCTCAAGAAAATCGCCGGCAGCCTCGACCTCATCGTCTCGACAATCAATGTGCCGCTCGACATTCCTGGCCTGCTCGGGGCGCTCGCGCCGCAAGGCCGCTTGCACGTCGTCGGCGCCGTGCTCGAGCCGCTGCCGGTGCCGGCGTTTGGCCTCATCATGGGGCAGAAGTCGATTTCGGGATCACCCACGGGGAGTCCGACTGCGCTGGACCGGATGCTGCAGTTCAGCGCGCGGCACGGCGTGGCGCCGGTCACGGAGCTCTTCCCGATGTCGAAGGTGAACGACGCATTCGAGCACCTGCGTGCCGGCAAGGCCCGCTACCGCATCGTGCTCGAGAACGATCTCGCCTGA